The genomic window GAGATGTCCGGCAGGACAGAGAGGGGTTGCCACACGGCCCCCTCTCGTTCGCTTCTACGGCCGACGCTGCTTCGCCACAGAGCCTGCCCCTCCTTCGTCATGCTCGGGCTTGTCCCGAGCATCTGCCTCCGGTCGATGGGGCAGCAGATCCTCGGCACAAGGCCGAGGATGACGCCGAACACGGAACGAAGCGCAAAACAAAAAAGCGAAGGGCGGCCGAAGCCGCCCCTCGTCTGCCGGTCAACGGCCGACAATCACATTTGAAATGACGCCGCTGGTGACGCCGATCAGCAGGAAGTCGTGGTCGGCGCGGACCCAGCGATAGCCGCGCGGCGGCGGTGCCAGACGGTAGCGGCGATAGTCGTGGACGTCGGAGAAGCGGTGGCGATCGCCGGCGGTGACGCGGTAGCCCTTCTTCCAATGCGGCCGGATGACGGTTTTTTCGACGATCACCTTCTTCTCGACGACAACAGGCGGACGGCGAAAATCGCCGGCGCTCGCCTGGGAGGCGACGATGGGCGACAGAAGGAAGGAAGCGGACAGAAGGGCTGCGAAGATCTTTTTCATGTGGGGCTCCTCGTGTTGGGCACGGGAAAAAAC from Rhizobium sp. Pop5 includes these protein-coding regions:
- a CDS encoding RcnB family protein, producing MKKIFAALLSASFLLSPIVASQASAGDFRRPPVVVEKKVIVEKTVIRPHWKKGYRVTAGDRHRFSDVHDYRRYRLAPPPRGYRWVRADHDFLLIGVTSGVISNVIVGR